The following proteins are encoded in a genomic region of Palaemon carinicauda isolate YSFRI2023 chromosome 19, ASM3689809v2, whole genome shotgun sequence:
- the LOC137659173 gene encoding proteoglycan 4-like codes for MEIPKYPAQPPYPEEIFHRRYRVQGRHREAAFKPHCRKMPSIDEDCDCNLCLSNVIIYYVKEDTPPSKPEAQTPEEVPEVTPLPEPDVQTPEEVPEVTPPPEPDVQTPEEVPEVTPPPEPDVQTPEEVPDPTQWRPEGHHSECTCESCNTALLNAAPVMLRTLGESLLKHLFKPATTPKSTPVTTTASPSQETPVKTTTMDVPQTSTPVPRPDIPPLDPYLSEELVATAELTGENAEPPNMEVPTDSQTPNLAALHDA; via the coding sequence ATGGAGATCCCCAAATATCCTGCACAACCACCCTACCCAGAAGAGATCTTCCACAGGAGATACCGAGTGCAGGGACGCCACAGGGAAGCAGCCTTTAAACCACACTGCAGAAAAATGCCCTCCATAGACGAAGACTGCGATTGCAATCTTTGCCTGAGCAATGTCATCATCTACTACGTAAAGGAAGACACCCCACCGTCGAAACCAGAAGCCCAGACACCAGAGGAAGTACCGGAAGTCACCCCACTGCCGGAACCAGACGTCCAGACACCAGAGGAAGTACCGGAAGTCACCCCACCGCCGGAACCAGACGTCCAGACACCAGAGGAAGTACCGGAAGTCACCCCACCGCCGGAACCAGACGTCCAGACACCAGAGGAAGTACCGGATCCCACGCAATGGCGTCCAGAGGGGCATCATAGTGAGTGTACATGCGAGTCATGTAACACTGCACTCCTAAACGCCGCTCCTGTCATGTTGAGGACGCTCGGGGAGAGCTTACTTAAGCATCTATTTAAGCCTGCTACTACCCCAAAGTCCACGCCTGTGACAACTACAGCTTCTCCAAGCCAGGAGACTCCAGTGAAAACTACAACAATGGATGTCCCACAGACCTCCACCCCAGTACCACGGCCAGACATCCCTCCATTGGATCCTTACCTATCTGAGGAGCTAGTCGCCACCGCAGAATTAACCGGGGAAAACGCTGAGCCACCGAACATGGAAGTCCCTACAGACAGTCAGACGCCCAACCTAGCAGCTCTGCATGATGCATGA